One Polaribacter sp. KT25b DNA segment encodes these proteins:
- a CDS encoding aspartate:alanine exchanger family transporter, protein MEFFSELLTKDYFVLFLVIGLGIALGNVRVKGINFDTSAVIFVAIFFGYLYNLYGITFSIPPIIQSVGLVLFIYTIGMQAGPSFFSSFKEQGTKLIALAAITVITGGLTAVSISYIYGVDMNMMSGLLTGALTSTPGLAASIESSHSPLASIGYGIAYPFGVLGVILFVKLGPSLFRVKIKEEEQKFEEQSNSNTPMVINKNLIISNQNVHGKTIDELKIRFMTKANISRIMKPNQLPISPTKDTVLEIGDIIKAVGTVNALHRIEILLGKVTDIKIPRSGTYEVKWYVVSNDNVVNKTIQELNLFENYSATITRIRRASIDLAPHPTTKIKYGDKILVSCSTGNVSAVTQLFGNSLKRIGETSFLPVAFGIAIGILVGSIAIPLGGMHLKLGLTGGVLLSSIFLSWKGKTGPIIWNLPGPANQILRQLGLLLFLTPVGLNAGQSLVSAVQEHGAILFLYGALITLIPMIIAVFTGRFLLKINFLSILGALTGGMTSTPGLSATDSMTESDAPQIAYAAVYPFSLVLIIAVAEIMAIL, encoded by the coding sequence ATGGAATTTTTTTCAGAATTACTCACTAAAGATTACTTTGTGTTATTTCTGGTTATTGGTCTTGGAATTGCACTCGGAAACGTTCGTGTAAAAGGGATTAATTTTGACACATCTGCTGTTATTTTTGTCGCTATCTTTTTTGGTTATTTATATAATTTATACGGCATTACTTTTAGTATTCCGCCAATTATACAAAGTGTAGGGTTGGTTTTATTTATTTATACAATTGGAATGCAAGCAGGGCCTTCATTTTTTAGCTCTTTTAAAGAACAAGGAACAAAGTTAATAGCACTTGCAGCAATTACAGTAATAACAGGTGGATTAACGGCTGTTAGTATTTCATATATTTATGGTGTAGATATGAACATGATGAGTGGTTTGCTAACAGGCGCTTTAACATCAACACCAGGTTTAGCAGCTTCTATAGAGTCTTCTCATTCTCCGTTGGCTTCAATTGGTTATGGTATTGCGTATCCATTTGGCGTTTTGGGTGTTATCTTATTTGTAAAATTAGGACCTTCACTTTTTAGAGTGAAAATTAAAGAGGAAGAACAAAAGTTTGAAGAGCAATCAAATTCAAACACACCAATGGTTATTAATAAAAATTTAATTATTTCTAATCAAAATGTACATGGAAAAACCATCGATGAATTAAAAATACGTTTTATGACAAAGGCTAATATTTCTCGAATAATGAAGCCTAATCAATTGCCAATTTCACCAACAAAAGATACAGTTTTAGAAATAGGAGATATTATTAAAGCCGTAGGAACTGTAAATGCATTGCATAGAATAGAAATTTTATTAGGTAAAGTTACCGATATCAAAATTCCTCGAAGCGGAACTTATGAGGTAAAATGGTATGTTGTAAGTAACGACAATGTCGTAAATAAAACGATTCAAGAGTTGAATCTTTTTGAAAATTATTCTGCAACTATTACGCGTATTCGAAGAGCTAGTATCGATTTAGCCCCGCATCCTACAACAAAAATTAAATATGGAGATAAAATTTTAGTTTCTTGTTCCACAGGTAATGTCTCTGCAGTAACACAGCTATTTGGAAACAGTTTAAAAAGAATTGGAGAAACTAGTTTTTTACCAGTAGCATTTGGAATCGCTATAGGAATTCTTGTTGGTTCTATTGCTATTCCACTTGGAGGAATGCATCTTAAATTAGGGCTAACAGGAGGTGTGCTTTTATCTTCTATATTTTTAAGTTGGAAAGGAAAAACAGGACCAATTATTTGGAATTTACCTGGACCAGCAAATCAAATATTACGTCAACTTGGTTTGTTATTATTTTTAACTCCCGTTGGATTAAATGCAGGTCAAAGTTTAGTGTCTGCAGTACAAGAACATGGAGCAATTCTGTTTTTATATGGAGCCCTTATTACGTTAATCCCCATGATTATAGCCGTTTTTACAGGGCGATTCTTGCTTAAAATTAACTTTTTGTCTATTTTAGGAGCTTTAACAGGCGGAATGACATCAACACCAGGATTAAGTGCTACAGATTCTATGACAGAATCAGACGCACCTCAAATAGCTTATGCGGCTGTTTATCCTTTTTCATTAGTACTCATAATAGCCGTTGCAGAAATAATGGCAATCTTATAA
- a CDS encoding sialidase family protein → MKKIIQYLLFFFSGIFIAQQNPTNSSLIVKSLKDKKQLESTSLVKNVNFTNIGPTVMSGRVVDVDVNPNNTTEFYVGYASGGLWYTNNNGTTFTPVLDNSDTQNIGDIAVDWKSETIWVGTGEKNSSRSSYAGIGILKSTDKGKTWTNVGLLDSHHTSRILINPNNTNEVVIGSIGHLYSSNKERGVFKTIDGGKTWSKTLFIDENTGIIDVAVAPENFNIMYAASWERERKAWNFDGNGKHSAIYKSIDAGATWAKISDKSGFPIGDGVGRIGLAVFNANTVYALHDSQFRREKNKEKKRSDDLTKEDFKTMSSDDFLKLTDKKLNTYLKNNGFQEKYRAENVKQMVRVGSVKPIDLAKYLEDANSMLFDTEVVGAEVFKTTDGGKSWKKTHNDYLDGVYSSYGYYFGEIRVDLQDENGIYILGVPILKSKDGGKTFISISKENVHADHQALWVNPKKAGHILNGNDGGLNLSYDDGESWIKLNNAAVGQFYSVYADNQKNYKIYGGLQDNGVWVASNNARIDKRWKQTGQNPYESIMGGDGMQVQVDDRNPNIVYTGYQFGNYYRIDRESGNNKYIQPKHILGENPYRFNWQTPILLSKHNQDILYLGGNKLHRSLNKGDDWTTISEDLTNGGKKGNVAYGTLTTIAESPFQFGLLYTGSDDGFVHVSKNGGGSWTKISDSFPQDLWVTRVVASAHKKERVYVTLNGYRFDDFTPYVFMSDDFGQTWENIGNSIPTSAVNVIKEDPASENIVYVGTDNGLYISFDYGASWQVFSKNLPNVAVHDLVIQPTAKHLIVATHGRSLYKADIESLQLFTDELMAKSTHIFAINSIRKRSSWGSSWSKWSKPNLPEINIPFYVNTKKKVTINVFSDDIKVNSISIDADRGFNEAIFDVSFSDKGKKAFKRGNKEIIIKKAKNDVYYLPKGKYTIKIDDATSEFEIK, encoded by the coding sequence ATGAAAAAAATTATTCAGTATTTACTATTTTTCTTTAGCGGTATTTTTATTGCGCAACAAAACCCAACTAATTCTTCCTTAATTGTAAAATCTCTAAAAGATAAAAAACAATTAGAAAGTACTTCTTTAGTTAAGAATGTTAATTTTACAAATATTGGGCCAACTGTAATGAGTGGTCGTGTTGTAGATGTTGATGTAAATCCTAACAATACAACAGAATTTTATGTAGGTTATGCTTCTGGCGGATTGTGGTACACAAATAACAACGGCACAACTTTTACACCAGTTTTAGACAATTCAGATACACAAAATATTGGTGATATTGCTGTAGATTGGAAATCAGAAACTATTTGGGTTGGAACGGGCGAAAAAAATTCTTCGCGTTCATCTTATGCGGGAATAGGTATTTTAAAATCTACGGATAAAGGAAAAACTTGGACTAATGTTGGTTTACTAGATTCTCATCACACAAGTAGAATTCTTATCAACCCAAATAATACAAACGAAGTTGTAATTGGTAGTATTGGTCATTTATATTCATCAAATAAAGAAAGAGGTGTTTTTAAAACGATTGATGGTGGAAAAACATGGTCTAAAACCTTGTTTATTGACGAAAATACGGGAATTATAGATGTTGCTGTTGCGCCAGAAAATTTTAATATTATGTATGCTGCTTCTTGGGAACGTGAACGTAAAGCATGGAATTTTGATGGAAATGGTAAACATTCTGCCATTTATAAAAGTATAGATGCAGGTGCTACTTGGGCTAAGATTTCTGATAAAAGTGGATTTCCAATTGGCGATGGAGTTGGTAGAATTGGCTTAGCAGTTTTTAATGCAAATACAGTGTATGCTTTGCACGACAGTCAGTTTAGAAGAGAAAAAAATAAAGAGAAAAAACGTTCTGATGATTTAACAAAAGAAGATTTTAAAACAATGTCTTCTGATGATTTTTTAAAATTAACGGATAAAAAACTAAATACATATTTAAAAAATAACGGGTTTCAAGAAAAGTATAGAGCAGAAAATGTAAAACAAATGGTAAGAGTTGGTTCTGTAAAACCAATTGATTTGGCTAAATATTTAGAAGACGCAAACTCTATGTTGTTTGATACTGAGGTTGTTGGTGCAGAAGTTTTTAAAACTACAGATGGTGGTAAATCTTGGAAAAAAACACATAATGATTATTTAGATGGCGTTTATTCTTCCTACGGATATTATTTTGGAGAAATTAGAGTAGATCTTCAAGATGAAAACGGAATTTATATTTTAGGAGTACCGATTTTAAAATCAAAAGATGGTGGAAAAACATTTATATCTATCAGTAAAGAAAATGTACACGCAGATCATCAAGCTTTGTGGGTAAATCCTAAAAAAGCAGGACATATTTTAAACGGTAATGACGGTGGTTTAAATCTTTCTTATGACGATGGCGAAAGCTGGATTAAATTAAATAATGCAGCGGTTGGGCAATTCTATTCTGTATATGCAGATAATCAGAAAAATTACAAAATTTATGGTGGTTTGCAAGATAATGGCGTTTGGGTTGCCAGTAATAATGCAAGAATCGATAAACGCTGGAAACAAACTGGTCAAAATCCGTATGAGTCAATTATGGGCGGCGACGGAATGCAAGTACAAGTTGATGATAGAAACCCGAATATTGTGTATACGGGTTATCAATTTGGAAATTATTACAGAATTGATAGAGAAAGTGGTAATAATAAATATATTCAGCCAAAACATATTTTAGGCGAAAATCCGTATAGATTTAACTGGCAAACTCCAATTTTGTTATCAAAACACAACCAAGATATTTTATATTTAGGAGGTAATAAATTACATAGATCTTTAAATAAAGGTGATGATTGGACAACTATTTCTGAAGATTTAACAAATGGAGGAAAAAAAGGAAATGTTGCTTACGGAACGTTGACAACAATTGCAGAAAGTCCGTTTCAATTTGGATTATTATACACCGGTTCTGATGATGGATTTGTACATGTTTCTAAAAATGGTGGCGGTTCTTGGACTAAAATTTCAGATTCTTTTCCGCAAGATTTATGGGTTACAAGAGTTGTAGCATCTGCACATAAAAAAGAACGCGTTTATGTAACTTTAAACGGTTACAGATTTGACGATTTTACACCGTATGTTTTTATGTCTGATGATTTTGGACAAACCTGGGAAAACATTGGTAATTCAATTCCAACATCTGCAGTAAACGTAATAAAAGAAGATCCTGCAAGCGAAAATATAGTATATGTTGGTACAGATAATGGTTTGTATATTTCTTTTGATTATGGCGCTTCTTGGCAAGTGTTTAGTAAAAATTTACCAAATGTTGCAGTTCATGATTTAGTAATTCAGCCAACCGCAAAACATTTAATTGTAGCAACTCACGGCCGTAGTTTGTATAAAGCCGATATTGAATCTTTACAACTTTTTACTGATGAATTAATGGCAAAATCTACTCATATTTTTGCAATTAATTCTATTAGAAAAAGAAGCTCTTGGGGAAGTTCTTGGAGTAAATGGTCTAAGCCAAATTTACCAGAAATCAATATTCCTTTTTATGTAAATACAAAGAAAAAAGTAACTATTAATGTTTTTTCTGATGATATAAAAGTAAACTCAATTTCTATAGATGCAGATAGAGGCTTTAACGAAGCAATTTTTGATGTTTCATTTTCTGATAAAGGAAAAAAAGCATTTAAAAGAGGAAACAAAGAAATAATTATTAAGAAGGCAAAAAATGATGTTTATTATTTGCCAAAAGGAAAATATACTATTAAAATTGATGATGCAACATCAGAATTTGAAATAAAATAA
- a CDS encoding succinate dehydrogenase/fumarate reductase iron-sulfur subunit, whose translation MNLTLKIWRQKDSSSNGQMVDYKVTDISEHMSFLEMMDVLNEQLVNSGEEPVAFDHDCREGICGMCSMYINGEAHGPDRGITTCQLHMRMFNDGDTITIEPFRAAAFPVIKDLIVDRMAFERIQQAGGYISVNTSGNTQDANSLPISKHAADEAMDAAACIGCGACVATCKNSSAMLFVGAKVSQYALLPQGQVEAADRVQNMVAQMDLEGFGNCTNTGACEVECPKGITLENIARMNRELMKANL comes from the coding sequence ATGAATTTAACGTTAAAAATTTGGAGACAAAAAGACTCAAGTTCAAATGGGCAAATGGTCGATTATAAAGTAACTGATATTTCAGAACATATGTCTTTCTTAGAAATGATGGATGTTTTAAATGAACAGTTAGTAAATTCTGGTGAAGAGCCAGTTGCTTTTGATCATGATTGTAGAGAAGGTATTTGTGGTATGTGTTCTATGTACATCAATGGTGAAGCTCATGGACCAGATAGAGGTATTACTACTTGTCAGTTACATATGCGTATGTTTAACGATGGAGATACTATTACCATAGAGCCATTTAGAGCAGCAGCATTTCCTGTAATAAAAGATTTAATTGTAGATAGAATGGCTTTTGAGCGTATTCAGCAAGCAGGTGGTTACATATCTGTAAACACTTCTGGTAATACACAAGATGCAAACTCACTTCCTATTTCTAAACATGCAGCAGACGAGGCAATGGATGCAGCAGCATGTATTGGTTGTGGTGCTTGTGTAGCTACTTGTAAAAACTCTTCTGCAATGTTATTTGTTGGTGCAAAAGTATCTCAGTATGCTTTATTACCACAAGGACAAGTGGAGGCAGCAGATCGTGTACAAAACATGGTTGCACAAATGGATTTAGAAGGTTTTGGAAACTGTACAAATACAGGAGCTTGTGAAGTAGAATGCCCTAAAGGAATTACTTTAGAAAACATTGCAAGAATGAATAGAGAATTAATGAAAGCTAATCTTTA
- a CDS encoding succinate dehydrogenase cytochrome b subunit has translation MSGFFKSSIGRKVAMALSAFFLMIFLIIHIAVNITSLFSEDLFNELSHFMGTNPLIQFAMQPVLVFGVIFHFVLGFILELKNKKANGVAYARDNGAANSTWMSRNMIYSGLAILAFIILHFIDFWIPEMNHKYIAVLPEDPTRYFHELQEKFVPIWRVAAYVVAFVFLGLHLAHGFTSAFQSMGVTAGRKKALQTFGKIYSIIIPLGFIIVAVFHHLNNNH, from the coding sequence ATGAGCGGATTTTTCAAATCTTCAATTGGAAGAAAAGTAGCCATGGCGCTTTCGGCATTCTTCCTCATGATTTTCTTAATTATACATATCGCCGTAAATATTACATCACTTTTTAGTGAAGATCTCTTTAATGAGTTATCCCATTTTATGGGTACAAATCCTTTAATACAATTTGCTATGCAACCTGTATTAGTTTTTGGAGTTATTTTTCACTTTGTGTTAGGCTTTATTTTAGAATTAAAAAACAAAAAAGCAAACGGAGTTGCCTATGCTAGAGATAATGGCGCAGCTAATTCTACTTGGATGAGTAGAAACATGATTTATAGTGGATTGGCTATTTTAGCTTTCATTATACTTCACTTTATAGATTTCTGGATTCCAGAAATGAACCATAAATACATTGCTGTATTACCAGAAGATCCTACAAGATACTTTCATGAGTTGCAAGAAAAATTTGTTCCAATTTGGAGAGTTGCTGCTTATGTAGTTGCTTTTGTTTTCTTAGGATTGCATTTAGCACATGGATTTACATCAGCATTTCAATCTATGGGAGTTACTGCGGGAAGAAAAAAAGCATTACAAACTTTTGGTAAAATTTACTCAATAATTATTCCTTTAGGCTTTATTATTGTTGCAGTATTTCACCATTTAAATAATAACCATTAA
- a CDS encoding fumarate reductase/succinate dehydrogenase flavoprotein subunit, producing the protein MALDSKIPEGPIKDKWTTYKDKIDLVNPANKRNIDIIVVGTGLAGGSAAATLAELGYNVKAFAYQDSPRRAHSIAAQGGINAAKNYQGDGDSNYRLFYDTVKGGDYRSREANVHRLAEVSGNIIDQCVAQGVPFARDYGGLLDNRSFGGVLVSRTFYAKGQTGQQLLLGCYSAMNRQIARGKIEMFNRHEMLDVVKIDGKARGIIARDLITGEIERHSAHAVVIATGGYGNVYFLSTNAMGSNATAAWKIHKKGAYFANPCYTQIHPTCIPRSGDYQSKLTLMSESLRNDGRIWVPARIEDAKAIQAGKLKPTEIAEENRDYYLERRYPAFGNLVPRDVASRAAKERCDAGFGVNATGEAVYLDFASAFERYGKEQAKIHGIKNASKEKIIELGQGIIEEKYGNLFQMYEKIIAENPYETPMMIYPATHYTMGGVWVDYNLMTTVEGLYCIGEANFSDHGANRLGASALMQGLADGYFVLPYTIGDYLSADIRTGKIPTDTKEFDEVEKEVKDRIDFFINNKGTKSVDHFHKRLGKVMWDKVGMSRNEKDLKAAMAEIKAIREEFWKDVMVPGTANEMNVELEKAGRVADFLELGELFAKDALTRNESCGGHFREESVELDGPQKGEAKRNDKDFAFVSAWEYKGEPADAVLHKEELEFNDIELKQRSYK; encoded by the coding sequence ATGGCTTTAGATTCAAAAATACCAGAAGGTCCAATTAAAGATAAATGGACAACTTATAAAGACAAAATTGATCTTGTAAACCCAGCAAACAAACGTAATATTGATATTATTGTTGTGGGTACAGGTTTAGCAGGAGGTTCTGCAGCGGCAACGTTAGCAGAATTAGGATATAACGTAAAAGCATTCGCTTACCAAGATTCTCCTCGTAGAGCGCATTCTATTGCAGCTCAAGGTGGAATTAACGCCGCAAAAAATTACCAAGGAGATGGAGATTCTAATTACAGATTGTTTTACGATACTGTAAAAGGAGGAGATTACCGTTCTCGTGAAGCAAACGTACATCGTTTAGCTGAGGTATCTGGTAATATTATTGATCAATGTGTGGCACAAGGAGTTCCTTTTGCACGTGATTATGGTGGTTTGTTAGATAACCGTTCTTTTGGTGGAGTTTTAGTTTCTAGAACTTTTTATGCAAAAGGACAAACAGGTCAACAATTATTATTAGGTTGTTATTCTGCAATGAACCGTCAAATTGCTCGTGGTAAGATTGAGATGTTCAATCGTCATGAAATGCTAGATGTTGTGAAAATTGACGGTAAAGCAAGAGGTATTATTGCTCGTGATTTAATTACTGGAGAAATAGAACGTCATTCGGCACATGCGGTTGTAATTGCAACAGGTGGTTATGGTAACGTGTACTTCTTATCTACAAATGCAATGGGTTCTAATGCTACTGCAGCTTGGAAAATTCATAAAAAAGGAGCATATTTTGCAAATCCTTGTTATACACAAATTCACCCAACATGTATTCCTCGTTCTGGAGACTATCAGTCTAAATTAACTTTGATGTCTGAGTCTTTACGTAACGATGGTAGAATTTGGGTTCCTGCAAGAATAGAAGATGCTAAAGCAATACAAGCGGGTAAATTAAAACCTACTGAAATTGCAGAAGAAAATAGAGATTATTATTTAGAAAGACGTTACCCAGCCTTTGGTAACTTAGTGCCTCGTGATGTTGCTTCTAGAGCAGCAAAAGAGCGTTGTGATGCTGGTTTTGGTGTAAATGCAACAGGTGAAGCTGTGTATTTAGATTTTGCGTCTGCTTTTGAACGTTATGGAAAAGAGCAAGCAAAAATTCATGGAATTAAAAATGCTTCTAAAGAAAAAATAATTGAATTAGGTCAAGGTATTATTGAAGAAAAATATGGAAACTTGTTTCAGATGTATGAAAAAATCATCGCTGAAAATCCTTACGAAACTCCAATGATGATTTATCCTGCAACACACTATACAATGGGTGGAGTTTGGGTAGATTATAACTTAATGACTACTGTAGAAGGTTTATATTGTATTGGTGAGGCTAATTTCTCTGATCATGGTGCAAATAGATTGGGTGCTTCTGCCTTAATGCAAGGTTTAGCCGATGGTTATTTTGTATTACCTTACACTATTGGAGATTATTTATCTGCTGATATCAGAACAGGGAAAATACCTACAGATACCAAAGAGTTCGATGAGGTAGAAAAAGAAGTTAAAGATAGAATTGATTTCTTTATCAATAATAAAGGAACAAAATCTGTAGATCATTTCCACAAACGTCTTGGTAAAGTAATGTGGGATAAGGTAGGAATGTCTCGTAACGAAAAAGATTTAAAAGCTGCCATGGCAGAAATTAAAGCAATTCGTGAGGAATTTTGGAAAGATGTAATGGTGCCTGGTACTGCAAACGAAATGAATGTAGAACTTGAAAAAGCAGGACGTGTAGCAGACTTTTTAGAGTTAGGAGAATTATTTGCTAAAGATGCTTTAACAAGAAATGAATCTTGTGGAGGACATTTTAGAGAGGAATCTGTAGAATTAGATGGACCTCAAAAAGGAGAAGCAAAACGTAACGATAAGGATTTTGCATTTGTATCTGCTTGGGAATATAAAGGAGAACCAGCTGATGCGGTTTTACACAAAGAAGAATTAGAATTTAACGATATTGAATTGAAACAACGTTCATATAAATAA